Proteins encoded by one window of Streptococcus sanguinis:
- the rsmD gene encoding 16S rRNA (guanine(966)-N(2))-methyltransferase RsmD, with amino-acid sequence MFFMRVVAGKYGGRSLKTLDGKTTRPTTDKVKGAIFNMIGPYFDGGRVLDLYAGSGSLAIEAISRGMEEAVLVEKDRRAQAIISENIQMTKEPERFDLLKMESGRALEMLTGSFDLVLLDPPYAKEQIVEDLEKLEERQLLSQDVLVVCETDKEVKLPEEIAGLGIWKQKIYGISKVTVYVR; translated from the coding sequence ATGTTTTTTATGAGAGTTGTTGCAGGTAAATACGGGGGTAGGTCCCTCAAAACTTTGGACGGCAAGACGACTAGACCTACGACCGATAAGGTCAAGGGGGCAATTTTTAATATGATTGGTCCCTATTTTGACGGCGGTCGGGTGCTGGATCTTTATGCTGGGAGCGGAAGTTTGGCCATTGAAGCTATTTCGCGAGGCATGGAGGAAGCTGTCTTAGTCGAAAAGGATCGCAGAGCTCAGGCTATCATTTCAGAGAATATTCAGATGACCAAGGAGCCGGAACGTTTTGACTTGCTCAAGATGGAGTCTGGCCGAGCCTTGGAAATGTTGACAGGGTCTTTTGACTTGGTTCTCTTGGACCCGCCTTATGCCAAGGAGCAGATTGTGGAGGACCTTGAGAAGCTAGAGGAGCGCCAGCTCTTGAGTCAAGATGTCCTGGTAGTCTGTGAGACAGATAAGGAAGTGAAATTGCCGGAAGAAATCGCAGGGCTAGGCATTTGGAAACAGAAGATATATGGAATTTCAAAGGTGACGGTGTATGTCAGATAA
- a CDS encoding YcxB family protein, which produces MFPMTAKTIMTEEAYRRFAWTNFWYKKNGIFSLILPEIVVLICSAICFFIGEPLPGIAFLVTVAVLPFLYYLSMNRHIKKFYRGNPLWHDIEQEFSFYETDFRVVNRNNNARFDYKDIVAIIDKPETFYIMVGRSMGLILDKADCQPELIDFLLKLKESRSL; this is translated from the coding sequence ATGTTTCCTATGACAGCAAAAACGATCATGACAGAAGAAGCTTACCGCCGTTTCGCTTGGACCAATTTTTGGTATAAAAAGAATGGCATCTTCTCGCTGATTCTCCCTGAGATAGTGGTGCTGATATGCAGTGCAATCTGTTTTTTCATCGGGGAACCTTTGCCAGGCATAGCTTTTCTTGTTACTGTGGCTGTCCTTCCTTTTCTTTACTATCTGTCCATGAATCGACATATTAAAAAGTTTTATAGAGGCAACCCCCTCTGGCATGATATAGAGCAGGAGTTTAGCTTCTATGAGACAGACTTTCGTGTCGTTAATCGGAATAACAATGCCAGATTTGACTACAAAGATATTGTGGCGATTATAGACAAGCCAGAAACTTTTTATATTATGGTTGGCCGGTCAATGGGGCTGATCTTGGATAAGGCAGACTGTCAGCCTGAATTAATTGATTTTTTACTAAAACTAAAAGAAAGCAGAAGTCTCTAA
- a CDS encoding XRE family transcriptional regulator has product MFSHEKLKKRRLELNLTQSSIYQELGISRKTYSAWENGLAEPHAKNLRRLATCLKVQENYFVDKTSALYTYPLLTLPHKKEVDQFASRLLERQRKVSSLTAYKVLSVELAAGRGHSYYDNETDYETVYFDQDIQHDFASWVSGDSMEPKYPNGSVALMKQTGFDYDGAVYALMWNGKTYIKKVYREAEGLRLESINPDYEDLFAPYEDQPTIVGIVVGHFLPIEV; this is encoded by the coding sequence ATGTTTTCGCATGAAAAATTAAAAAAACGCCGGCTGGAACTTAATCTGACTCAGTCTTCCATTTACCAAGAGCTTGGAATTTCCAGAAAGACCTACTCTGCTTGGGAAAATGGTTTAGCAGAACCCCACGCCAAAAATCTCAGGAGGTTGGCCACCTGTCTCAAGGTCCAAGAGAACTACTTTGTGGATAAGACCAGCGCGCTCTACACCTACCCTTTACTAACTCTACCACATAAAAAAGAAGTAGACCAGTTCGCTAGTCGGCTCCTAGAGAGACAGCGTAAAGTTAGCTCCCTTACAGCTTATAAGGTTCTATCTGTTGAGCTGGCGGCAGGTCGCGGTCACAGCTACTATGACAATGAAACAGACTACGAAACTGTCTACTTTGATCAAGATATCCAGCACGACTTTGCATCCTGGGTCTCTGGGGATTCGATGGAGCCTAAGTATCCCAATGGCTCTGTTGCCCTTATGAAACAGACGGGATTCGACTACGACGGGGCAGTCTATGCTCTCATGTGGAATGGCAAGACCTATATCAAAAAAGTCTACCGAGAAGCTGAAGGACTTCGTTTAGAGTCTATCAATCCTGACTACGAGGATCTCTTTGCTCCCTATGAAGACCAGCCTACTATTGTTGGTATTGTAGTTGGACATTTTCTGCCGATTGAGGTATAA
- a CDS encoding Y-family DNA polymerase: MVLFDYSREPRSDIAFVDMKSFYASCECIALGLDPLKTSLCVMSRIENSAGLILAATPLFKKNFGSQNVSRSYNLPFDVHTRKFNYAAARKQGLPITADYVRFIEDAAQKTLLVPPRMNYYIQKNMEIQKIFQDFAAPDDIFPYSIDEGFLDLTSSINYFIPDHTLDRRTKLDLLAARIQQAIWKKTGIYASIGLSNANPLLAKLALDIEAKHTKKMRVNWSYEDVPSKVWTIPNMTDFWGIGHRTATRLEKLGIHSIYDLAHFNPDILKKEMGVMGLQLWFHSHGIDESNVHKPYQVKSHGLGNSQILPRDYRQQADIELVFREMAEQVAIRLRRSGKKCQRVSIYARYSKQELLPSIHTQKKIEPTSNSDRLAQIVVQLFRSKYQGGAIRQIGVFYSDFVDQGYGMISLFDDPLQIQKEEDLQLTIDRIRDRFGFASLLKGSALLDSSRAIARSKLTGGHSAGGLEGLS; this comes from the coding sequence ATGGTCCTATTTGATTATTCACGCGAGCCACGTTCAGACATCGCTTTTGTGGATATGAAAAGTTTTTATGCCTCTTGCGAATGCATCGCTCTCGGTCTCGACCCTTTAAAAACCTCGCTCTGTGTCATGAGCCGAATTGAAAATTCCGCTGGACTGATACTAGCCGCCACCCCTCTCTTTAAAAAGAATTTCGGCAGCCAGAATGTCAGCCGAAGCTATAATCTTCCTTTTGATGTCCACACCCGCAAGTTCAACTATGCTGCTGCCCGCAAGCAGGGACTGCCGATTACAGCAGATTATGTGCGCTTTATTGAGGATGCTGCGCAAAAGACCTTATTGGTCCCACCTCGGATGAACTACTACATCCAGAAAAACATGGAAATCCAAAAGATTTTCCAGGATTTTGCAGCTCCCGATGACATTTTCCCCTACTCAATCGATGAGGGCTTCCTAGATTTGACAAGCTCTATCAACTACTTCATTCCTGATCATACGCTGGACCGCAGGACCAAACTGGACCTGCTGGCCGCCCGCATTCAACAGGCTATCTGGAAGAAGACCGGGATTTATGCTTCTATCGGCCTGAGCAACGCCAATCCTCTTCTTGCCAAATTAGCCTTGGACATTGAAGCCAAACATACAAAAAAGATGCGGGTCAACTGGTCCTATGAAGATGTTCCCAGTAAGGTCTGGACTATTCCAAACATGACTGATTTTTGGGGCATTGGCCACCGAACGGCCACTCGTCTTGAGAAACTAGGCATCCACTCCATTTATGATTTAGCTCACTTTAACCCCGACATCCTCAAAAAAGAAATGGGAGTCATGGGCCTACAGCTTTGGTTTCATTCTCACGGTATTGATGAAAGCAATGTGCACAAGCCTTATCAGGTCAAGTCACACGGCCTGGGCAACTCGCAAATTCTCCCCCGAGATTATAGACAGCAGGCAGATATTGAGCTGGTTTTTCGAGAGATGGCTGAGCAGGTCGCCATTCGTCTCAGACGCTCTGGTAAGAAATGCCAGCGTGTCTCCATCTATGCCCGCTATTCCAAGCAGGAGCTCCTGCCTTCCATTCATACACAGAAAAAAATTGAGCCTACCAGTAACAGCGATCGACTGGCTCAAATCGTAGTTCAGCTTTTTCGTTCTAAATATCAGGGCGGGGCTATCCGACAGATTGGCGTTTTTTACAGTGACTTTGTCGATCAAGGCTATGGTATGATTTCTCTCTTTGATGATCCTCTGCAAATTCAAAAAGAAGAGGATCTCCAGCTGACAATCGACCGCATCAGAGATCGCTTCGGCTTTGCCTCTCTGCTTAAGGGATCGGCCTTACTGGACTCCTCTCGTGCCATCGCTCGAAGCAAGCTAACAGGTGGCCATTCAGCTGGAGGGTTGGAGGGCTTATCATGA
- a CDS encoding DUF5960 family protein, with the protein MTTQNIHEELQFDYFSQNYYQFQEDFYQFSNLPQPLMAMEDDILRHMASRQVTYFKLSKAKSLDQKDHYFHFTVSRPDQAKRLCIYHYQGQTEDINQ; encoded by the coding sequence ATGACTACTCAGAATATACATGAGGAACTTCAATTTGACTATTTTTCCCAGAATTACTATCAATTTCAAGAGGATTTTTATCAATTCTCCAATCTTCCCCAGCCTCTGATGGCCATGGAAGATGATATCCTCCGCCATATGGCCAGCCGCCAAGTCACTTATTTCAAACTCTCTAAGGCTAAAAGTTTAGACCAGAAAGACCATTACTTCCACTTTACCGTCAGTCGTCCAGACCAAGCAAAACGACTCTGTATCTACCACTATCAAGGCCAAACAGAAGATATAAATCAATAA
- a CDS encoding flotillin family protein yields MDTFFFPTWLIPVIIGLVVLVVLLVKGYVNARPNEVVVITGLRKQRHLRGKAGFMIPFVEQRSYLDIEQFSTDVRTSEAVPTLDFINVRADAAVKLKIGTTDEMIARAAENFLNWNTTDISNSVQDVLEGNLREVIGQMELRKMVNDRQEFASKVQDNVAPDLAKMGLEVIAFTVQSFSDEGGVIDNLGIENVETIKKDALIAKAKAERERKEVEAEQDKLANDKRVAADLEIAQKQNELKLKQAALKQEADIAQAKADAAKGIEAEVQRREQERVAAEANIMKQEKEAEVKEREVKVREQELDANIRKQAEAEKYSRQQAAEAQLIERQRQAEAELFETQKEAEARKAQAEAEKFAQLQEAEAIEAKGRAEAEAIRLKLEAEAEGLDKKAEAMKKMQEAAITEMIVDKLPEIARAVAEPLTKVDKITMYGEGNASKMVGDIMQSIDQVSQGAGFDIRQLLAGALGVNMTVNKLKQDEQPVIEAANLDTDKK; encoded by the coding sequence ATGGATACATTTTTCTTTCCAACCTGGTTGATTCCAGTAATTATTGGTTTGGTTGTACTTGTTGTACTTTTAGTGAAAGGCTATGTTAACGCACGCCCTAACGAAGTAGTTGTAATTACAGGTCTTCGTAAACAGCGTCACCTTCGCGGTAAAGCTGGATTTATGATTCCTTTTGTAGAGCAGCGCTCCTATTTGGATATTGAGCAGTTCTCAACAGATGTTCGCACATCTGAAGCAGTACCGACTCTTGACTTTATCAATGTACGTGCTGATGCAGCTGTTAAGCTGAAAATCGGAACGACCGATGAAATGATTGCTCGTGCAGCAGAAAACTTCCTTAATTGGAATACAACAGATATTTCTAACTCTGTTCAAGATGTCTTGGAAGGAAATCTTCGGGAAGTAATTGGTCAGATGGAGCTTCGTAAGATGGTCAATGACCGTCAGGAATTTGCCTCAAAAGTTCAGGACAACGTAGCTCCGGATCTGGCTAAGATGGGATTAGAAGTCATTGCCTTTACCGTTCAGTCTTTCTCTGACGAAGGTGGTGTGATTGATAATCTCGGTATCGAAAATGTCGAAACCATCAAAAAAGATGCCCTAATTGCAAAGGCTAAAGCTGAACGTGAGCGCAAGGAAGTAGAAGCTGAGCAAGACAAATTGGCTAACGATAAGCGCGTAGCTGCTGACTTAGAAATCGCTCAAAAGCAAAATGAGTTGAAACTGAAGCAAGCAGCCCTCAAGCAGGAAGCGGATATAGCTCAAGCTAAGGCTGATGCAGCTAAAGGGATTGAGGCGGAAGTGCAGCGTCGCGAGCAAGAACGTGTGGCTGCCGAAGCTAATATCATGAAGCAAGAGAAAGAAGCTGAAGTCAAGGAACGCGAAGTTAAGGTTCGGGAGCAAGAACTGGATGCTAACATCCGCAAACAGGCTGAAGCGGAGAAATACTCTCGTCAACAAGCAGCGGAAGCACAATTGATTGAGCGTCAACGTCAAGCCGAGGCGGAGCTTTTTGAAACACAAAAAGAAGCCGAAGCCCGCAAGGCTCAAGCCGAGGCTGAGAAATTTGCGCAACTGCAAGAAGCTGAAGCCATTGAAGCCAAGGGACGTGCTGAAGCGGAGGCTATTCGTCTTAAATTAGAAGCCGAAGCAGAAGGTTTGGATAAAAAAGCAGAAGCTATGAAGAAGATGCAGGAAGCTGCGATTACTGAGATGATTGTAGACAAACTGCCAGAAATTGCCCGTGCTGTAGCAGAGCCGCTTACTAAAGTGGACAAAATCACTATGTATGGTGAAGGCAATGCTTCTAAGATGGTTGGCGACATCATGCAGAGTATTGACCAAGTGTCGCAAGGTGCAGGCTTCGATATCCGCCAACTCCTAGCAGGAGCTCTTGGTGTTAATATGACAGTTAACAAGCTAAAACAAGATGAGCAACCTGTTATTGAAGCTGCAAATCTTGACACCGATAAAAAATAA
- a CDS encoding DUF177 domain-containing protein gives MLHIQEIRKNPDGLAFEKKLDLAEELKERNPEILEVQDIVAKGKVQYEDGLYFLDYDLSYTITLTSSRSMEPVELKESYLVNEIFMEEGQAASQDMIDQDLVLPIENGEINIAESVADNILMNIPLKILTAEEEAGQGFLSGQDWQVMTEEEFAAAQEVQKEKNNPFAGLQGLFDE, from the coding sequence ATGTTGCATATTCAAGAAATTCGGAAGAATCCAGATGGTCTAGCTTTTGAGAAAAAGCTGGACTTGGCAGAAGAGTTAAAAGAGCGCAATCCTGAGATTTTAGAGGTTCAAGATATTGTAGCCAAAGGAAAGGTTCAATATGAAGATGGCCTCTATTTTCTGGATTATGACTTGTCTTATACCATTACCTTGACGTCCAGTCGTAGTATGGAGCCAGTAGAGCTCAAGGAGTCTTATCTAGTCAACGAAATTTTCATGGAAGAAGGACAGGCCGCATCGCAGGATATGATTGATCAGGACTTGGTGCTTCCGATTGAAAATGGCGAGATTAATATAGCCGAGAGTGTGGCTGATAATATCCTGATGAATATCCCGCTGAAAATTCTAACAGCTGAGGAAGAAGCCGGCCAAGGCTTTCTGTCAGGTCAGGACTGGCAGGTTATGACGGAAGAGGAATTTGCCGCTGCCCAGGAAGTTCAAAAAGAGAAGAACAATCCTTTCGCCGGTTTGCAAGGACTGTTTGATGAATAA
- a CDS encoding Rgg/GadR/MutR family transcriptional regulator, giving the protein MEHLGQVFRFFREARHISLSEATGGEFSKSMLSRFENGQSELSAQKLFSALSAIHTETEEFTVAAGIQDHHSHKELLSHIQDLLQASQLDLLEELYLEKEKITQKSKKTSDWVERLIIKAYLCALKESEKASLGELDFLHDYLFSVDIWGRYELNLFSICTPVLSLNLFSQYTKEILSRKDFAALFANNRNTLHTTFLNGYLLAISQENITQADYFQQVIERNFYEENETYFRIVYLFAQGELICLKGQTEEGLSQMKQAVDIFQILNCQHSADYYQEALDTAFQKYSK; this is encoded by the coding sequence ATGGAACATCTAGGACAGGTTTTTAGATTTTTTCGAGAGGCAAGGCACATCTCTTTATCCGAGGCGACTGGCGGAGAATTTTCAAAATCTATGCTTTCTCGCTTTGAAAATGGGCAGAGCGAACTTTCGGCACAGAAACTTTTTAGCGCTCTCAGCGCCATCCACACGGAAACGGAAGAATTTACCGTTGCAGCCGGCATCCAGGATCATCATTCTCACAAGGAACTCTTAAGCCACATTCAAGACCTGTTGCAAGCCAGTCAGCTCGACCTCTTAGAAGAACTTTATCTGGAAAAAGAAAAAATCACTCAAAAAAGCAAGAAGACTAGCGATTGGGTTGAACGCCTGATTATAAAGGCCTATCTCTGTGCCCTCAAAGAGTCTGAAAAGGCCAGCCTAGGCGAGCTGGATTTCCTCCATGATTACCTCTTTTCAGTTGACATTTGGGGACGCTACGAACTCAATCTCTTCTCTATCTGTACTCCGGTTTTATCCCTAAACTTGTTTTCCCAATACACCAAAGAAATCCTCTCAAGAAAAGATTTTGCCGCCTTGTTTGCCAACAACCGCAACACCCTGCACACTACCTTTCTTAATGGCTATCTTCTGGCCATCAGTCAGGAAAATATCACCCAGGCAGACTATTTCCAACAAGTCATTGAGCGAAACTTTTACGAAGAAAATGAGACTTACTTCCGAATTGTCTATCTCTTTGCTCAGGGAGAGTTGATCTGTTTGAAAGGGCAAACAGAAGAGGGGCTTTCGCAAATGAAGCAAGCTGTTGACATTTTCCAAATCTTGAACTGTCAGCATAGCGCTGACTACTATCAAGAAGCTCTTGATACTGCTTTTCAAAAATATAGCAAATAA